The Eleutherodactylus coqui strain aEleCoq1 chromosome 13, aEleCoq1.hap1, whole genome shotgun sequence genome includes a window with the following:
- the LOC136587365 gene encoding uncharacterized protein, producing MSATNLTLTEIMDMGFVAAAQTNSMPYPTLEQLDQRIKSGGSPFFIESLQTPPLASGGKLWLGVEDVGLTVCRSPLNPDGPIFEQSIISEPVSQFNNSIVGVFYGDKASTPCKKEGLENSDPLLDVTISKLQDSEVVVNAQHKPAPPMWEISGINSALEENTPFLDVSISDLRFPNGSSESEPLVPILPSTSASLAPWVGVKLKDVGRSFLQPFRYQRQLSASEIPITGLAPSLCSLHISAVSPDKQGEWQLEVMGAQAP from the coding sequence ATGTCTGCCACCAATCTTACATTGACTGAGATTATGGACATGGGATTTGTTGCTGCAGCACAGACTAATTCCATGCCATACCCAACACTTGAGCAGCTGGACCAGAGAATCAAGTCTGGAGGATCCCCATTCTTTATCGAATCATTGCAGACCCCACCACTGGCAAGTGGAGGGAAGCTGTGGCTGGGAGTGGAAGACGTTGGACTAACTGTTTGTAGATCCCCACTTAATCCTGATGGTCCCATCTTTGAACAATCGATAATTTCTGAACCCGTTAGCCAATTTAATAACTCAATTGTAGGGGTCTTCTATGGAGATAAAGCATCTACACCGTGTAAAAAAGAGGGTTTGGAGAACTCTGACCCTTTATTAGATGTTACCATCTCAAAGCTGCAAGATTCAGAAGTGGTTGTCAATGCACAACACAAACCTGCCCCACCGATGTGGGAGATCTCTGGAATAAACTCTGCCCTGGAAGAGAACACTCCGTTCTTGGATGTCTCAATCTCTGATTTGAGGTTTCCAAATGGCTCTAGTGAATCTGAACCACTGGTACCTATTCTACCATCTACTTCTGCTTCACTTGCTCCATGGGTAGGTGTCAAGCTTAAAGACGTGGGACGCTCTTTCCTTCAACCTTTCCGCTACCAGCGTCAATTGAGTGCATCAGAGATCCCAATTACTGGTCTTGCCCCTTCACTCTGCTCTCTTCATATTTCTGCAGTGTCTCCTGATAAACAAGGAGAGTGGCAGCTTGAGGTAATGGGGGCGCAGGCTCCCTAA
- the IFT52 gene encoding intraflagellar transport protein 52 homolog, which yields MQRGGAGGKMVVSKQVASDQENRNTVLFNVSKNESGGYKSLQKRLRTNWKIQSLKEDITPEKLSGVRLWLTAGPREKFTAAEFEALKQFLEKGGDILVMLGEGGEAKYDTNINFLLEEYGIMVNTDAVVRNVYYKYFHPKEALISNGVLNREIIRAAGKNVSAVTDDEGEGNNSQGLTFVYPFGATLNVMKPAVAVLSTGSVCFPLNRPVMAFYHTKSHGGKLAVVGSSHMFNDQYLDKEENAKILDVLMQWLTTSEIQLNQIDAEAPEISDYTMIPDTRKLSQQLRVCLQEGDENPRDFTTLFDMNIYQLDTSSLAKVIKAYKELNVKHETLQLIQPQFEAPLPALEPAVFPPSFREPPAPALELFDLDENFSSEKSRLAQITNRCTEDDLEFYVRKCGDILGVTGGLPKEEQDAKHILQHIFFQVVEFKKLNQEHDLDTSETGFHSS from the exons GTTGCGTCTGATCAGGAGAATCGAAATACCGTATTGTTTAATGTATCAAAAAATGAGAGCGGAGGGTACAAGTCTCTACAGAAAAGGCTCAGGACCAACTGGAAAATTCAGAG ttTGAAAGAAGATATTACACCTGAGAAGTTGTCAGGTGTCAGGCTGTGGCTCACTGCGGGACCCAGGGAGAAATTCACAGCGGCTGAG TTTGAAGCGTTGAAGCAGTTTCTGGAGAAAGGTGGTGACATCTTAGTGATGctgggagagggaggagaggcCAAATATGATACCAATATCAACTTTTTGCTAGAGGAATATGGCATAATGGTAAATACTG ATGCTGTTGTAAGAAATGTTTACTACAAATACTTTCACCCCAAGGAGGCGCTTATTTCCAATGGAGTACTGAACCG GGAGATCATTAGAGCGGCTGGAAAGAACGTCTCGGCAGTAACTGATGATGAGGGTGAAGGGAACAATTCACA GGGCCTGACATTCGTTTACCCTTTTGGTGCCACACTTAACGTTATGAAGCCAGCAGTGGCTGTTTTGTCTACAGGGTCAGTGTGTTTTCCGCTGAACAGACCAGTCATGGCGTTCTACCATACCAAG TCACATGGAGGGAAACTGGCTGTGGTGGGCTCATCTCACATGTTTAATGATCAGTACCTGGATAAAGAAGAAAATGCAAAGATTCTG GATGTGCTCATGCAGTGGCTCACGACTAGTGAAATCCAGCTAAACCAAATTGATGCTGAAGCTCCAGAG ATTTCAGATTACACCATGATCCCTGACACCAGAAAATTATCGCAGCAGCTGCGGGTctgcctgcaggaaggagacgaaaATCCTCGGGATTTCACTACTTTGTTTGACATGAACATCTATCAGCTGGATACTTCTTCTCTAGCCAAAGTCATCAA AGCTTATAAGGAACTGAATGTGAAGCATGAAACGCTGCAGCTTATCCAGCCACAATTTGAGGCTCCGCTCCCTGCTCTTGAGCCCGCG GTATTCCCTCCATCATTCCGTGAACCTCCTGCTCCGGCCCTTGAGCTGTTTGATTTGGACGAGAATTTCTCCTCTGAAAAATCACGTCTTGCACAGATAACAAATCGTT GCACTGAGGATGACCTGGAGTTCTATGTACGGAAGTGTGGCGATATCTTGGGGGTAACTGGAGGCTTACCAAAGGAAGAACAAGATGCCAAACACAttcttcagcacatttttttccaAGTTGTTGAATTCAAGAAGCTTAATCAG GAACATGACTTGGATACTAGCGAAACGGGTTTCCACAGCAGCTGA